In Hahella sp. KA22, one genomic interval encodes:
- the rlmM gene encoding 23S rRNA (cytidine(2498)-2'-O)-methyltransferase RlmM yields MSQKYPTSSSRKRSPLSSGKYSAIGLLAYCRPGFEAECAQELQNIASLQFVYGYSKIEKGSGVVFWRCSQGNALDVYKEIEVSRCIFARQVFCALHDLEIEDPTDRVSPVVEALRAGGAFGFLHIETPLEDEAGSLQKLAKKLTAPMSAALRNAGILSKAKSEELPQLHLVCLSGQHIIAGLAIYPNSSALPLGIPRLRFRNEAPSRSALKIEEAFLTMLTPAEREFVLKRGQRGVDLGAAPGGWTWYMVTQGVKMTAVDHGALQQELLEDPAVTYVSDDGYVYKPQKKVDWVVCDIVDKPKRTMERMADWLCYDWTTYALFNLKLPMKTRMDEVEACLQRLQERLLGADIESEVRVKQLYHDREEVTVLALTGHFLTAFQKH; encoded by the coding sequence ATGTCGCAAAAATACCCTACCAGTTCTTCCCGTAAACGTTCCCCTTTAAGCTCCGGCAAATACTCCGCCATCGGACTACTCGCCTACTGCCGGCCTGGATTTGAAGCGGAGTGCGCACAGGAGCTGCAAAATATCGCCTCGCTGCAGTTTGTGTACGGATACTCAAAAATAGAAAAGGGATCGGGCGTTGTATTTTGGCGCTGCTCCCAAGGCAATGCGCTGGATGTTTATAAAGAGATAGAGGTGAGTCGCTGTATTTTTGCGCGGCAGGTGTTTTGCGCGCTGCATGACCTCGAAATTGAAGACCCTACTGATCGCGTCTCGCCGGTAGTCGAAGCGCTGCGCGCCGGCGGCGCATTTGGGTTCCTGCATATTGAAACGCCGCTGGAAGATGAAGCTGGCTCTCTGCAGAAGCTGGCCAAGAAGCTGACGGCGCCTATGAGCGCTGCCTTGCGCAACGCGGGCATATTGAGCAAGGCCAAGTCGGAGGAACTGCCTCAGTTGCATCTGGTATGTCTGTCTGGTCAACACATCATCGCCGGCTTGGCGATCTACCCCAACAGCAGCGCCTTACCGCTGGGCATTCCCCGCCTGCGGTTTCGTAATGAAGCGCCGAGCCGCTCCGCTTTAAAAATAGAGGAAGCGTTTCTGACCATGTTGACCCCCGCGGAGCGCGAGTTCGTATTGAAACGCGGACAGCGGGGCGTGGACCTGGGCGCGGCGCCGGGCGGTTGGACCTGGTACATGGTGACCCAGGGCGTGAAGATGACGGCGGTCGATCATGGCGCCTTGCAGCAGGAGCTTCTGGAAGACCCGGCGGTGACCTACGTCAGCGACGATGGATATGTTTATAAGCCGCAGAAGAAAGTCGATTGGGTCGTATGCGATATCGTGGATAAGCCGAAGCGGACCATGGAGCGTATGGCGGACTGGTTGTGTTATGACTGGACCACCTATGCGCTGTTCAATCTCAAGCTGCCAATGAAAACGCGCATGGATGAAGTGGAAGCCTGCTTGCAACGGCTGCAGGAACGCCTTCTCGGCGCCGACATTGAGTCGGAAGTGCGTGTGAAGCAGTTATACCATGATCGCGAAGAAGTCACTGTATTGGCGCTCACAGGGCATTTTCTGACCGCTTTCCAGAAGCATTAA
- a CDS encoding antibiotic biosynthesis monooxygenase yields MIRVLIERHIAKTLETNYEYTAKKILQAAVQAPGFLSGESLRNANEPNYRVIWSTWRSVQDWQSWQTSDERKALMAELIPMMDREEKVTILEHS; encoded by the coding sequence ATGATCCGCGTGCTGATCGAACGCCATATCGCCAAGACCCTGGAAACCAATTACGAATACACCGCGAAAAAGATCCTGCAAGCGGCTGTGCAGGCGCCTGGATTTTTATCCGGCGAATCCCTGCGTAACGCCAACGAACCCAACTACCGGGTAATCTGGTCGACTTGGCGCTCCGTGCAGGACTGGCAGTCCTGGCAGACATCGGATGAGCGTAAGGCGCTGATGGCGGAGCTGATTCCGATGATGGACCGGGAAGAGAAAGTCACCATCCTGGAACACTCCTAA
- the tusA gene encoding sulfurtransferase TusA, giving the protein MNDSKNENVEYSIDSVMDVCGLFCPEPVMMLHNRINDVEVGSVIEVLATDPSTQRDIPKFCQFLGHELLASGERDKQFFYHIRKVGG; this is encoded by the coding sequence ATGAACGACAGCAAGAACGAAAACGTAGAATACTCGATCGACAGCGTCATGGATGTGTGCGGTCTGTTTTGTCCCGAGCCGGTCATGATGCTACATAACCGCATTAATGATGTGGAAGTGGGGAGCGTTATCGAGGTTTTGGCGACTGACCCTTCGACTCAGAGAGATATCCCCAAGTTCTGTCAATTCCTGGGCCATGAATTGCTGGCGTCAGGCGAGCGGGACAAGCAGTTTTTTTATCATATCCGTAAAGTCGGCGGCTAA
- a CDS encoding DMT family transporter — protein MPQDRFLRGVTFIILGECFFVLTGMVVKHISLEAHVWQMVFFRNLFGLAFLTPLLLRSGRSAFKTQRLSLHFLRAALGVAAFSCLIYTFASIRLAEATMLKLMLPLFIPVIAWVWLRERPTPILAFSLGLGFLGVLIILQPDSLAAAGRLAILTGLCGALFAAGAKVVIGRLGATEPSVRIVFYFNLFSTLLSCIPMFWYWRALEPVTLLWLFLFAILATIGQLSTTHAYTLASPGKIGLYSYASLPIAGLLGWLIWSEEIYLELWIGSGLIILAGALTFFYSRPRKPEIATAKG, from the coding sequence ATGCCGCAAGATCGTTTTCTGCGGGGAGTGACGTTCATCATTCTCGGCGAATGCTTTTTCGTGCTTACCGGCATGGTGGTGAAACATATCAGCCTGGAAGCCCATGTCTGGCAGATGGTGTTTTTCCGCAATCTCTTCGGCTTGGCGTTTCTTACCCCCCTGCTGCTCCGCTCTGGCCGTAGCGCTTTCAAAACCCAGCGATTGTCGCTTCATTTTCTCCGCGCCGCCCTCGGCGTCGCCGCTTTTTCCTGCCTGATCTACACTTTCGCGTCCATTCGTCTGGCGGAAGCCACCATGCTGAAACTGATGCTGCCGCTATTTATTCCAGTCATCGCCTGGGTCTGGCTACGCGAGCGTCCGACGCCGATTTTGGCGTTTTCCCTGGGTTTGGGGTTTCTCGGCGTCCTGATAATCCTGCAACCAGACAGCCTTGCCGCCGCAGGGAGACTCGCCATTCTCACAGGATTGTGCGGCGCCCTGTTCGCCGCCGGCGCCAAAGTGGTCATTGGTCGCTTAGGCGCTACCGAACCCAGCGTCCGCATTGTTTTCTATTTCAATCTGTTCAGCACGCTACTGTCCTGCATTCCCATGTTCTGGTACTGGCGGGCGCTGGAGCCGGTCACCCTGCTATGGCTGTTTCTATTCGCCATACTGGCGACAATCGGTCAGTTATCAACCACCCACGCCTATACACTGGCGTCGCCGGGCAAAATAGGCCTGTACAGCTACGCGTCGTTACCGATTGCCGGCCTGTTGGGATGGTTAATCTGGAGTGAGGAGATCTATTTGGAACTCTGGATCGGAAGCGGTCTGATTATCCTGGCTGGCGCACTAACCTTCTTCTATAGTCGACCCAGAAAACCGGAGATCGCGACCGCCAAGGGCTGA
- the dsbD gene encoding protein-disulfide reductase DsbD, which translates to MPQLLRVLFILTLFCCATVRAENNLFGDNSGFLAEPEFLPVEEAYRFTSSVEGDELVLHWAIADGYYLYKDRTSVTTDAEGVTQGRWTYSSPGEEKEDPYFGMVYVYHDELTIRVPVAAEEGAEVEFKVRYQGCAEAGLCYPPQTETALFIGTESVSPAPAATTNDTSSSTPPSTGQNSSGAAITSSTPSPSKAADVDFTSSNSITDYLIAQGLLFSFFILMAVGIGLAFTPCVFPMVPILSSIIVGQKEVTMLRSFILSFSYIMGMAAVYTALGAAAGHFGELGQEANIQAQVQKPWILIIFSGLFVLLALSMFGFYELQMPSFLRDKLSGMNSKQQGGEIISVFIMGLLSALVVSPCVSAPLIAALGYAAYLGSAFKGGVALFGLSLGIGLPLLILGTGGTKLLPRAGAWMEHVKHVFGVALLGVAIWMLERILPPEATLTLWAVLIGVSAVYMGAFTNVESGWSGWQKLSKGLGLVFFVYAVTLMLGAAAGANDPLQPLAPYAIKSAAAATGGSSMQPLSFVKVTSPEQLDQEVAKASASGKPVMVDFYADWCISCKIMERETFVLPEVQAGLSRFHLIKADVTDNDQGNQALLKRYGIFGPPAFIFFDAKGAELASKRFLGEISKNALLNHVKDI; encoded by the coding sequence ATGCCCCAACTACTCAGAGTCCTATTCATACTGACGCTGTTTTGCTGCGCCACGGTCAGAGCAGAAAATAACCTGTTCGGCGACAACAGCGGTTTTCTGGCCGAACCGGAATTCCTCCCCGTAGAGGAAGCCTACCGGTTCACGTCATCGGTGGAAGGGGACGAACTAGTCCTGCATTGGGCGATTGCTGACGGCTATTATCTGTACAAAGACCGCACCTCGGTGACGACAGACGCAGAGGGTGTAACGCAAGGGCGCTGGACCTATTCCTCCCCTGGCGAGGAGAAAGAAGACCCCTACTTCGGCATGGTCTATGTCTACCACGATGAGCTTACAATCCGCGTGCCAGTGGCGGCGGAGGAAGGCGCTGAAGTTGAGTTCAAAGTGCGCTATCAGGGATGCGCGGAAGCCGGTTTGTGTTATCCGCCGCAGACAGAAACAGCGCTGTTTATCGGAACGGAGTCGGTTAGTCCTGCGCCAGCTGCAACGACAAACGACACCTCCTCATCCACTCCTCCCTCTACAGGTCAAAACAGCTCAGGCGCCGCGATCACTTCCAGCACGCCATCCCCAAGCAAGGCTGCTGACGTTGATTTCACTTCATCCAACTCGATTACGGACTACCTCATCGCCCAGGGTCTGTTATTCAGCTTTTTCATCCTGATGGCCGTGGGTATTGGTTTGGCGTTTACACCTTGCGTATTCCCCATGGTGCCCATTTTATCCAGCATCATCGTCGGGCAAAAAGAAGTCACCATGCTGCGTTCCTTTATCCTGTCCTTTAGCTACATCATGGGCATGGCCGCGGTCTATACAGCGCTGGGCGCCGCCGCAGGCCACTTCGGTGAACTGGGTCAGGAGGCCAACATTCAGGCGCAGGTGCAAAAACCCTGGATATTGATCATTTTCAGCGGATTATTCGTACTTCTCGCCCTATCCATGTTCGGCTTCTATGAGCTTCAGATGCCTTCGTTTTTGCGTGACAAGCTCAGCGGTATGAACAGCAAGCAGCAGGGTGGCGAAATCATCAGCGTGTTTATTATGGGCTTGCTTTCCGCACTGGTGGTGTCTCCCTGCGTATCAGCGCCCCTAATCGCGGCACTGGGCTATGCCGCCTACCTGGGTTCAGCGTTCAAAGGCGGCGTCGCATTGTTCGGACTCAGCCTGGGCATCGGTTTGCCATTACTCATTCTTGGTACAGGCGGCACCAAACTATTGCCCCGCGCCGGCGCCTGGATGGAGCATGTGAAACATGTGTTCGGCGTCGCCCTGCTAGGTGTCGCCATATGGATGCTGGAGCGTATCCTGCCGCCGGAAGCCACTCTGACTTTATGGGCAGTATTGATCGGCGTTTCTGCGGTTTACATGGGAGCATTCACCAATGTCGAATCCGGCTGGAGCGGCTGGCAGAAGCTCAGCAAAGGTCTGGGACTGGTGTTCTTCGTCTACGCAGTCACTCTGATGCTGGGCGCAGCGGCGGGCGCTAACGACCCGCTGCAACCTCTAGCGCCCTATGCGATCAAATCCGCAGCGGCGGCTACAGGCGGCTCCTCCATGCAACCGCTATCTTTCGTTAAAGTCACTTCACCAGAGCAGTTAGACCAGGAAGTCGCCAAAGCTTCCGCCAGCGGAAAACCCGTTATGGTGGACTTCTACGCCGACTGGTGCATCAGCTGCAAGATCATGGAGCGGGAAACCTTCGTTCTACCCGAAGTGCAAGCCGGACTCAGCCGCTTTCACCTTATCAAGGCGGACGTCACTGACAACGACCAAGGCAATCAGGCGCTGCTCAAGCGCTACGGCATATTCGGACCTCCCGCGTTCATCTTTTTTGACGCCAAGGGCGCGGAATTGGCGTCCAAACGCTTCCTGGGCGAAATCTCCAAAAACGCGCTTCTTAATCACGTTAAAGATATATAA
- a CDS encoding elongation factor P hydroxylase, with protein MPAATAHDLQHLFDGLFRETLNTVLVRGEGEPIYLPASATGGCNEIHFAHGFVNSALHEISHWCIAGEARRQLTDYGYWYEPDGRSAQRQAEFERVEVKPQALEWILAEACGVKFFISFDNLDGQGAAGEEAFKAAVHEQARRYLQEGLPPRAQQLLDCFLDTYIGRENFGLSLFALDKI; from the coding sequence ATGCCGGCCGCTACGGCGCATGACTTACAGCATTTATTCGACGGTTTGTTCCGGGAAACATTGAATACAGTGCTGGTGCGGGGAGAAGGCGAGCCTATTTACTTACCCGCTTCCGCCACAGGCGGTTGCAATGAAATCCATTTTGCTCATGGCTTTGTGAACAGCGCGTTGCATGAGATTTCTCACTGGTGCATCGCGGGCGAAGCGCGCCGCCAACTGACCGACTACGGGTACTGGTACGAGCCGGATGGCCGCAGCGCCCAACGTCAGGCGGAGTTTGAGCGGGTTGAAGTGAAGCCGCAGGCGTTGGAGTGGATTCTGGCGGAAGCCTGCGGCGTAAAGTTTTTTATTAGTTTCGACAATCTCGACGGTCAAGGCGCCGCCGGGGAAGAGGCCTTCAAGGCCGCCGTTCATGAACAGGCGCGACGCTATCTGCAAGAAGGATTGCCGCCGCGCGCCCAGCAACTTCTGGACTGTTTTTTGGACACATACATAGGGCGGGAAAATTTCGGACTGTCTCTGTTTGCACTGGATAAGATATGA
- a CDS encoding DEAD/DEAH box helicase: MTVSDQTTDNAVLFSSLNLHPKLEQAIRDLNFERCTPIQGQTLPHTLQGVDLIGQAQTGTGKTAAFLITILQRLVSNPIPTEERFSSEPRALVVAPTRELALQIEKDACALAKHLKLNIISVIGGTQLDRQRRKLRDEAVDLLIATPGRLLDHLTSADIYLDQVEVLVLDEADRMLDMGFIPDVKRIVRATPRERQTLLFSATFSEDIKNLARRWTEEPVEVMLAVDHLPAKTVDQRVYMVESSAKRKLLVNLLKDSETRRVIVFCNRRDETRSLSEALNRHSIKNELISGELPQQKRVKTLERFRKGDFRVLVATDVAGRGLHIDGVTHVVNYNLPDDPEDYVHRIGRTGRAGATGVSISFACEDDSFLIPELEKYLGHELALIHPDDDLLQ, encoded by the coding sequence ATGACAGTTAGTGATCAAACGACGGATAACGCCGTCCTCTTTTCTTCTCTGAATTTACATCCAAAACTTGAGCAGGCTATTCGCGATCTGAATTTTGAGCGCTGCACTCCGATTCAGGGGCAGACGCTGCCGCACACGCTGCAGGGAGTGGACCTGATCGGTCAGGCGCAGACAGGCACCGGCAAGACCGCCGCGTTCCTGATCACCATTCTACAGCGACTGGTTTCCAACCCGATCCCAACGGAAGAGCGTTTCTCCAGTGAGCCGAGAGCATTGGTGGTGGCGCCGACACGGGAACTGGCGCTACAGATCGAGAAAGACGCCTGTGCGCTCGCGAAACACCTGAAACTGAACATCATTTCCGTCATTGGCGGCACGCAGTTGGATCGCCAGCGCAGAAAGCTGCGGGACGAAGCCGTGGATCTGCTGATCGCCACGCCGGGCCGTCTGCTTGATCATCTCACCAGCGCCGACATTTATCTGGATCAGGTGGAGGTGCTGGTGCTGGACGAAGCGGATCGCATGCTGGACATGGGTTTCATTCCCGACGTCAAACGCATTGTCCGGGCGACGCCGAGAGAGCGGCAGACTCTGCTGTTCAGCGCGACCTTCAGCGAAGACATCAAAAATCTGGCGCGGCGCTGGACTGAAGAACCGGTGGAAGTCATGCTGGCGGTGGATCACCTTCCCGCCAAAACCGTGGATCAGCGCGTTTACATGGTGGAAAGCAGCGCCAAGCGCAAGCTGTTGGTGAACCTGCTGAAGGACAGTGAAACCCGTCGCGTGATCGTATTTTGTAACCGCCGCGACGAAACCCGCAGTCTGTCGGAAGCCTTGAATCGCCATTCCATCAAAAATGAGCTGATATCCGGCGAGCTACCCCAGCAGAAACGTGTGAAGACGCTGGAACGCTTTCGTAAAGGCGACTTCCGTGTGTTGGTCGCCACTGATGTCGCGGGCCGTGGTCTGCATATCGATGGCGTGACTCACGTAGTCAATTACAATCTTCCCGACGACCCGGAAGATTACGTTCACCGTATCGGACGCACCGGGCGCGCAGGCGCGACGGGCGTCTCCATCAGCTTCGCCTGTGAGGATGATTCCTTCCTGATTCCGGAACTGGAGAAATACCTGGGTCATGAGCTGGCTCTGATTCACCCGGATGATGATTTACTGCAGTAG
- the pdxB gene encoding 4-phosphoerythronate dehydrogenase PdxB encodes MKIVADENIPLLQPFFGSMGEIHTLPGREISNEHLRDADVLLVRSVTRVDERLLENTGVKFVGSATIGCNHVDMDYLTSRGVGFSNAPGCNASAVVEYVVSCLSVLSEQLGFELEDKTVGIIGRGEIGGRLERALTLLGLEVKSNDPPREAAGEQNLFPLEEVLQCDIITLHTPLTDSGPYPTQGLLNAAMIENLRSDQILINTCRGEVIDEAALKGRLQRGDGLTVALDVWNNEPAIDVELAMLCHFATPHIAGYTLDGRTAGTEIIYQHLSRYLGLPVRHKLGQFLPEPPLRRMAFSSGVDPDWALHTAIRASYDVRHDDSQLKRTLRLDAPIRAQEFDRLRREYRVRRGFDRIKIELKGGKADLLATLSAVGFNLSSK; translated from the coding sequence ATGAAAATAGTTGCAGATGAGAATATTCCGCTACTGCAGCCGTTTTTCGGATCAATGGGAGAAATTCATACTCTTCCGGGACGTGAAATCAGCAACGAGCACCTGCGTGACGCAGATGTGCTGCTGGTGCGCTCCGTGACCAGGGTGGACGAACGCCTGCTGGAAAATACCGGCGTGAAGTTTGTCGGCTCCGCCACTATTGGTTGCAACCACGTCGACATGGACTACCTCACTTCTCGGGGGGTGGGGTTCAGTAATGCGCCAGGCTGCAACGCCAGCGCAGTGGTCGAGTATGTGGTGAGCTGTCTGTCCGTCCTTAGCGAACAGTTGGGTTTCGAGCTGGAAGACAAGACCGTGGGCATTATCGGGCGCGGTGAAATCGGCGGGCGTCTTGAACGCGCGCTGACCTTGCTGGGGCTTGAGGTGAAATCCAACGATCCTCCCAGAGAAGCTGCTGGAGAGCAGAATCTGTTTCCCTTGGAAGAGGTATTGCAGTGCGACATTATCACGCTGCACACGCCGTTGACGGATTCAGGTCCCTACCCAACGCAGGGTTTGCTGAACGCGGCGATGATCGAGAATCTGCGTTCGGACCAGATCCTGATCAACACCTGTCGCGGCGAAGTGATCGACGAAGCTGCGCTTAAGGGTCGACTGCAGAGAGGGGATGGCCTGACCGTTGCGCTTGACGTTTGGAACAACGAGCCCGCTATTGATGTGGAGCTGGCGATGCTTTGCCACTTCGCTACGCCGCATATTGCGGGCTACACACTGGATGGGCGCACGGCGGGAACAGAGATCATATATCAACACCTGAGCCGCTATCTCGGCTTGCCGGTAAGGCACAAACTGGGGCAGTTTTTGCCCGAGCCGCCGCTGCGCAGAATGGCGTTTTCCTCTGGAGTAGATCCAGACTGGGCGTTGCACACGGCGATCAGAGCAAGTTATGACGTGCGCCACGATGATAGTCAGCTGAAGCGCACCTTGCGTCTGGATGCGCCCATACGGGCGCAAGAGTTTGATCGTTTACGCAGAGAGTATCGCGTGCGCAGAGGGTTTGATCGCATCAAGATTGAACTCAAGGGCGGCAAAGCGGATCTTCTGGCCACCCTGAGCGCGGTTGGGTTTAACCTCAGCTCGAAATAG
- a CDS encoding PA1571 family protein translates to MQANNWRKSASETGDDERMNGAAIITENGEEIPITEAMIQQALKAMEDNWNPWSRQHMNMRQRQKG, encoded by the coding sequence ATGCAAGCGAACAACTGGCGTAAATCGGCAAGCGAGACTGGCGACGACGAACGCATGAACGGCGCCGCCATCATTACGGAAAACGGCGAAGAGATCCCCATCACTGAGGCAATGATTCAGCAGGCGCTGAAAGCAATGGAGGATAATTGGAATCCGTGGAGCCGCCAGCACATGAATATGCGCCAGCGGCAGAAGGGCTGA
- a CDS encoding flagellar brake protein encodes MGDKAAVYSPKDVEIPFEKLGLQVGDPLHLESMDQSARYHVRLIGFVPGQSVMVTTPVVDGKQLILKKDRPFTVRSVAKNKVCAFTSQVKHMALQPFAHVHLEYPKELLALQVRNAERLKVEIHTQVNSDFDTGLGDWPKEAVIIDISKTGAGVKSIVKLGDAGEEVILRFALTVADITKTFNVTGIIRNRTIMDQDDAPFRYLYGVQFTGLSDAAKIVISGFVHELQLSK; translated from the coding sequence GTGGGTGATAAAGCAGCGGTGTATTCTCCCAAGGATGTGGAAATACCATTTGAAAAGCTGGGACTGCAAGTTGGCGATCCTTTGCATCTGGAGAGCATGGACCAGAGTGCGCGCTATCATGTGCGGTTAATCGGGTTTGTGCCTGGACAAAGCGTAATGGTCACAACGCCTGTCGTGGATGGCAAACAGTTGATTTTGAAAAAGGATCGCCCGTTCACCGTGCGCTCTGTAGCGAAGAATAAAGTGTGCGCTTTCACCAGTCAGGTCAAGCACATGGCGCTTCAGCCGTTCGCCCATGTCCATCTGGAATACCCCAAAGAGCTTTTGGCGCTGCAAGTACGCAATGCTGAACGACTCAAGGTCGAAATTCACACTCAGGTCAACAGCGACTTCGATACTGGCTTGGGCGACTGGCCGAAAGAGGCTGTGATTATCGATATCAGTAAGACCGGCGCCGGGGTGAAATCCATCGTAAAGCTGGGGGACGCCGGAGAAGAAGTGATTCTGCGTTTCGCTTTGACGGTGGCGGATATCACCAAAACGTTCAACGTCACCGGCATTATTCGCAATCGCACCATCATGGATCAGGATGATGCGCCTTTCAGGTATCTATATGGCGTGCAGTTCACCGGGTTGTCTGATGCGGCGAAAATCGTCATCAGCGGCTTTGTGCATGAGCTGCAATTGTCCAAGTAA
- the htpX gene encoding protease HtpX, with protein sequence MFRILLFLATNIAVVLVASVTLRLLGVEPYLQGSGLNLTSLLIFCAVFGMSGAMISLFLSKWMAKMSTRTQVIGQPRDAVERWLLDTVRELSSEAGIKMPEVGIFPAQQSNAFATGWNKNDALVAVSEGLLRRFSKDEIRAVLAHEIGHVANGDMVTLALIQGVINTFVMFFARIIGNIVDKAVFKNENGHGIGFFITTIFAEIVLGILASIIVMWFSRKREFRADAMGAKLAGSGAMIAALQRLKAETQSPNEMPDTLTAFGITEGVKQGFKALFSSHPPLDERIAALAANR encoded by the coding sequence ATGTTCAGGATTCTACTGTTTCTGGCAACCAACATTGCTGTAGTGCTTGTTGCGAGCGTGACGTTGCGGCTTTTGGGGGTTGAACCCTATTTGCAGGGCAGCGGACTGAATCTCACCTCGCTTCTTATCTTCTGCGCCGTATTCGGCATGAGCGGCGCGATGATATCGCTCTTCCTGTCCAAGTGGATGGCGAAGATGTCCACCCGCACCCAAGTGATCGGGCAGCCCCGTGACGCGGTGGAGCGCTGGCTGCTGGACACAGTGAGAGAGCTTTCCAGCGAAGCGGGCATCAAGATGCCGGAGGTGGGGATTTTCCCCGCCCAACAGTCCAACGCCTTCGCGACAGGCTGGAACAAAAATGACGCTCTGGTGGCGGTCAGCGAAGGGCTATTGCGCCGCTTCAGCAAAGATGAAATTCGCGCCGTACTGGCCCATGAGATCGGGCATGTCGCCAATGGCGACATGGTCACCCTGGCGCTGATACAGGGCGTTATCAACACCTTCGTGATGTTCTTCGCTCGAATAATTGGCAACATTGTCGACAAGGCGGTCTTCAAAAATGAAAACGGTCACGGCATCGGCTTTTTCATCACCACTATTTTTGCTGAAATAGTGCTGGGCATTCTCGCATCCATTATTGTCATGTGGTTTTCCCGTAAACGGGAGTTCCGCGCCGACGCCATGGGCGCCAAACTGGCGGGTTCTGGAGCCATGATAGCGGCGCTGCAACGCTTGAAAGCCGAGACGCAGTCGCCGAATGAAATGCCTGACACGCTGACCGCTTTTGGCATAACCGAGGGAGTCAAACAGGGTTTTAAAGCCCTGTTCTCCAGCCACCCTCCCCTGGATGAGCGTATCGCCGCTCTTGCCGCCAATCGTTAA